A section of the Rattus norvegicus strain BN/NHsdMcwi chromosome 15, GRCr8, whole genome shotgun sequence genome encodes:
- the Gzmb gene encoding granzyme B precursor has protein sequence MKLLLLLLSFSLAPKTEAGEIIGGHEAKPHSRPYMAYLQIMDEYSGSKKCGGFLIREDFVLTAAHCSGSKINVTLGAHNIKEQEKMQQIIPVVKIIPHPAYNSKTISNDIMLLKLKSKAKRSSAVKPLNLPRRNVKVKPGDVCYVAGWGKLGPMGKYSDTLQEVELTVQEDQKCESYLKNYFDKANEICAGDPKIKRASFRGDSGGPLVCKKVAAGIVSYGQNDGSTPRAFTKVSTFLSWIKKTMKKS, from the exons ATGAagctcctcttgctcctgctgaGCTTCTCTCTGGCCcccaagacagaggcag GGGAGATCATCGGGGGACATGAAGCCAAGCCCCACTCTCGACCCTACATGGCCTATCTTCAGATCATGGATGAGTATTCTGGGAGTAAGAAGTGTGGCGGCTTCCTTATACGAGAAGACTTTGTGCTGACTGCTGCTCACTGTTCGGGAAG CAAAATAAATGTCACGTTGGGGGCCCACAACATCAAAGAACAGGAGAAGATGCAACAAATCATCCCTGTGGTGAAAATCATTCCCCACCCAGCGTATAATTCTAAGACAATCTCCAATGACATCATGCTGTTAAAG CTGAAGAGTAAGGCCAAGAGGTCTAGCGCTGTGAAGCCTCTCAATCTGCCCAGACGCAACGTCAAAGTGAAACCAGGAGATGTGTGCTATGTGGCTGGTTGGGGAAAGCTGGGCCCAATGGGCAAATACTCAGACACACTACAAGAGGTTGAGCTAACAgtacaggaggatcagaagtgtgAGTCctacttaaaaaattatttcgACAAAGCCAATGAGATATGTGCAGGGGACCCAAAGATCAAACGTGCTTCCTTTCGG GGGGACTCTGGAGGGCCTCTTGTGTGTAAAAAAGTGGCCGCGGGCATCGTCTCCTATGGACAAAATGATGGTTCAACTCCACGGGCATTCACCAAAGTCTCGACTTTCCTATcatggataaagaaaactatgaaaaAGAGCTAA